One segment of Streptomyces sp. YIM 121038 DNA contains the following:
- a CDS encoding response regulator transcription factor produces the protein MTHSSADPIRVFLVERNPIVRIGIRAVLADSAVRLVGEAPDAGTCLEGIGDARPDVVLLDLDLPGGSGLDTVRALAHRSPPLGILVTGWARGGWDELVLAALCAGAKGFLLKDAEPTMVLDAIRLVRGGGVAFSPGVEYALSALRGPSAQVRRQGAFPALTAREYDVLRLVARGFDNRRIARELTLSDKTVRNYVSAVLGKLGVGSRGEAIVAALSAGLTGTGDRSPARSPLASRPGRFPEGFRMFDARPRWPAVLPGAQ, from the coding sequence GTGACACATTCGTCGGCAGATCCGATTCGCGTGTTCCTCGTCGAGCGGAATCCCATCGTCAGGATCGGTATCCGTGCCGTTCTCGCGGACAGCGCCGTACGGCTGGTGGGCGAGGCCCCGGACGCCGGGACGTGTCTGGAAGGCATCGGGGACGCGCGACCCGACGTCGTGCTCCTGGACCTCGACCTGCCGGGAGGCTCGGGGCTCGACACCGTCCGGGCGCTGGCGCACCGCTCCCCGCCCCTGGGCATCCTGGTGACGGGGTGGGCGCGGGGCGGCTGGGACGAACTGGTGCTGGCGGCCCTCTGCGCGGGAGCCAAGGGCTTCCTGCTCAAGGATGCGGAACCCACCATGGTCCTCGACGCCATCAGGCTCGTCCGGGGCGGAGGCGTGGCGTTCAGCCCCGGCGTCGAGTACGCGCTCTCCGCCCTGCGGGGCCCGTCGGCACAGGTGCGGAGGCAGGGCGCCTTCCCCGCGCTCACGGCCCGTGAGTACGACGTGCTCCGGCTCGTCGCTCGCGGCTTCGACAACCGGCGCATCGCGCGCGAGTTGACCCTCTCGGACAAGACCGTGCGCAACTACGTCTCGGCCGTCCTGGGCAAACTCGGTGTCGGCAGCCGCGGTGAAGCCATCGTGGCGGCCCTCTCCGCGGGGCTGACGGGAACCGGCGACCGGAGCCCGGCCCGGTCGCCGCTCGCCTCCCGCCCGGGGCGGTTCCCGGAAGGCTTCCGGATGTTCGACGCCCGACCGCGGTGGCCCGCCGTGCTCCCCGGAGCTCAGTGA
- a CDS encoding MsnO8 family LLM class oxidoreductase → MTRIPLSVLDQVPVHYGTRRSTALAETVAFAQAAEELGCHRFWVAEHHGDRSHACGSPEVLAAAIGAVTTRIRVGVGAFPLPLYAPWKVAESISVLAGLAPGRTDAGVCRGPGATQEALAALVAHHAPGLPRPFEELAAELVRLLGRRAGDLKSMPLIITGSGPGSARLAARLGLPYVFGQFALKDPRPDLVGLYREAFEPSPWLETPKAVLALRVAAADSADTVDALTAGFAGVLAGAAHLPPEARRQLASGALPTTASCLPDAPLTPVPVPDVGSMLIRGDGRTLRRPLADHLSLHEPDELMVTVWSPDLHGRVRALELVRDALPH, encoded by the coding sequence GTGACGCGCATCCCCTTGAGCGTGCTCGACCAGGTACCCGTTCACTACGGGACGCGGAGAAGCACCGCCCTCGCCGAGACAGTCGCCTTCGCGCAGGCCGCCGAGGAGTTGGGCTGTCACCGCTTCTGGGTGGCCGAGCACCACGGCGACCGCTCGCACGCCTGCGGCTCCCCCGAGGTGCTGGCCGCCGCGATCGGCGCCGTCACCACCCGCATCAGGGTGGGGGTGGGTGCCTTCCCCCTGCCGCTGTACGCGCCCTGGAAGGTGGCCGAGTCGATCAGCGTCCTGGCGGGTCTCGCTCCGGGACGGACCGATGCCGGAGTCTGCCGCGGTCCCGGTGCCACACAGGAGGCGCTCGCGGCCCTGGTCGCCCATCACGCTCCGGGCCTCCCCCGGCCCTTCGAGGAACTCGCCGCCGAACTGGTCAGGCTCCTCGGACGCCGCGCGGGAGACCTGAAGAGCATGCCCCTGATCATCACCGGTTCCGGGCCCGGCAGCGCACGGCTCGCCGCGCGCCTGGGACTCCCCTACGTCTTCGGCCAGTTCGCCCTCAAGGACCCACGGCCCGACCTGGTGGGCCTGTACCGCGAGGCGTTCGAGCCCTCGCCGTGGCTGGAGACTCCTAAGGCCGTACTGGCCCTCCGTGTGGCGGCGGCCGACTCGGCCGACACGGTCGACGCCCTGACCGCAGGCTTCGCCGGTGTCCTGGCCGGTGCCGCCCACCTGCCGCCCGAGGCGCGCAGGCAGCTGGCTTCCGGCGCCCTGCCGACGACGGCCTCGTGTCTCCCGGACGCTCCGCTGACGCCCGTACCCGTACCGGACGTCGGCAGCATGCTGATCCGCGGAGACGGGCGAACGCTGCGCCGGCCCCTGGCGGACCACCTCTCGCTCCACGAACCGGACGAACTCATGGTGACGGTCTGGTCCCCCGACCTCCACGGACGCGTCCGCGCGCTGGAGCTCGTCCGGGACGCTCTGCCTCACTGA
- a CDS encoding ABC transporter ATP-binding protein, which yields MSRSWQRALALLWGIGRAQVLVLTAVTVLGAVVPALQVHLTARTVQLVADGFGGTGAAEQGPALLSGGCLVALSVVGHFLGVLRTYQETLLRTRLSDAVTLLLMEKAARLSLQQFEDAETYDALQRATREAAFRPYQAFTGFASVVSSLLSFLSVGAVLLHNDIPLALALCLAPVPSALVGLAFSRRTHAVQNARAEDRRKLIYLEHLLTNDQTYKETRLLDLAPLLLSRSKALVDEFYGVDRDIERRQALATALAGLVSTLVTGGAVLLAVHTALRTGQVGALAGYITGIALIQTSVQTLFASATQLYENNLFLGNLFAFIDLPSESVAQGHRALPERLRQGIEFRHVSFTYPGSAEPVLEDVSFTVPAGTCVALVGSNGAGKSTLLKLLARFYEPTSGTILVDGRPLAEYDLAELRDGIGAIFQDYIQYEAPARENIGLGRAGRLDDEQGIRAAADRGRALGFLDALPQGLDTYLGRWFSGGRQLSGGQWQKVALARAFFREAPVLLLDEPTAAVDAAAEAEIFGLLRKVHEGSTSLLVAHRFSAVRTADHIVVIDAGRVREQGSHDDLMASQGLYARLFRLQAAGYR from the coding sequence ATGAGCCGCTCGTGGCAACGGGCCCTGGCTCTCCTGTGGGGCATCGGCCGTGCGCAGGTCCTGGTGCTCACCGCGGTCACCGTGCTCGGCGCCGTCGTCCCCGCGCTCCAGGTCCACCTGACGGCCCGCACCGTCCAGCTCGTGGCGGACGGCTTCGGCGGCACCGGTGCCGCCGAGCAGGGTCCCGCGCTGCTGTCCGGGGGTTGTCTGGTCGCTCTGTCCGTCGTCGGTCACTTCCTGGGGGTGCTGCGGACGTACCAGGAGACGCTCCTGCGCACCCGGCTGTCGGACGCCGTCACTCTGCTGCTCATGGAGAAGGCCGCCCGGCTCTCACTCCAGCAGTTCGAGGACGCGGAAACCTACGACGCGCTGCAACGTGCCACCCGTGAGGCTGCTTTCCGCCCCTACCAGGCGTTCACCGGTTTCGCTTCCGTGGTCTCGTCCCTGCTGTCCTTCCTCTCCGTCGGCGCCGTGCTGCTGCACAACGACATTCCCTTGGCGCTCGCCCTCTGTCTCGCCCCGGTGCCGTCCGCGCTGGTGGGGCTGGCGTTCAGCCGACGCACGCACGCCGTCCAGAACGCGCGGGCGGAGGACCGGCGCAAGCTCATCTATCTGGAACACCTGCTGACCAACGACCAGACGTACAAGGAGACGCGCCTGCTCGACCTCGCCCCCTTGCTGCTGAGCCGGTCGAAGGCCCTGGTGGACGAGTTCTACGGCGTCGACCGGGACATCGAGCGACGCCAGGCCCTGGCCACGGCGCTGGCCGGGCTGGTGAGCACGCTGGTCACCGGCGGGGCCGTGCTGCTGGCCGTGCACACGGCGCTGCGGACCGGACAGGTCGGGGCGCTCGCCGGGTACATCACCGGCATAGCGCTGATCCAGACGTCCGTGCAGACCCTCTTCGCCAGCGCCACGCAGCTCTACGAGAACAACCTGTTCCTCGGGAACCTGTTCGCCTTCATCGACCTCCCCTCGGAGTCCGTCGCACAGGGGCACCGCGCTCTTCCGGAGCGGTTGCGCCAGGGCATCGAGTTCCGCCATGTGTCCTTCACCTACCCCGGGAGTGCGGAACCGGTCCTCGAAGACGTCTCGTTCACCGTTCCCGCGGGCACCTGCGTCGCCCTGGTGGGGAGCAACGGAGCGGGCAAGTCCACCCTGCTCAAGCTCCTCGCCCGGTTCTACGAGCCGACGAGCGGAACCATCCTGGTGGACGGCCGCCCCCTTGCCGAGTACGACCTCGCCGAGCTGCGGGACGGCATCGGCGCGATCTTCCAGGACTACATCCAGTACGAGGCCCCGGCCCGCGAGAACATCGGCCTGGGCAGGGCCGGACGCCTCGACGACGAGCAGGGCATCCGCGCCGCGGCCGACCGCGGACGGGCACTCGGCTTCCTGGACGCACTGCCGCAGGGGCTGGATACGTATCTGGGCCGCTGGTTCTCCGGGGGCCGGCAGCTCTCCGGCGGGCAGTGGCAGAAGGTGGCCCTGGCCCGCGCCTTCTTCCGCGAGGCCCCCGTCCTGCTCCTCGACGAGCCGACGGCCGCCGTCGACGCCGCCGCGGAGGCCGAGATCTTCGGCCTGCTCAGGAAGGTGCACGAAGGGTCGACGTCCCTGCTCGTCGCCCACCGGTTCTCCGCCGTCCGCACCGCCGACCACATCGTCGTCATCGACGCGGGCAGAGTGCGCGAACAGGGCTCGCACGACGACCTGATGGCGTCACAGGGCCTCTACGCCCGTCTCTTCCGCCTCCAGGCCGCGGGGTACCGATAG
- a CDS encoding lantibiotic dehydratase, whose protein sequence is MSRSHSPARPAPYRPAGFFLLRTPTLTADSYRYVLDDEPRGLRDYHSAVTGDGETELSALAWPTENLAHRRQRARARLLDLAQEPLLREAVQVASPSLFRELERMARDGDNGDADERVHSSLLRYLARMSTRPTPFGLFAQVGAGEFGDATRLERVREAPASTRTRADVGWLLTLIRTMEGDRSLRDALRVVVNPCLYRSGGRLVLPVTDVYGQSDNRSASVRTTRAVDLALRCAEGRPSYAELVARMRSALPGAGEDRTRALVDGLWDLHILTSDLRPATTDTRPEQALLERIQGIDSAEPYRSALERTHAYAARVDEAPRADLSRRLSLLDAHQRSTAPDYERDAYQVDATAALLTPVIKADVAEAAADAAETLLRLGLQRSRPRHLAQYHQAFVERHGVGAEVPVLRLLNAEQGLDAPETYSYPPRSTPLPPLPEHGPGRAEQALASLAAAALHQGRNEIEITDAFLETWDPAGTADPAARPSLDVTAQIASSSKEALDRGEWKLVLSPAPLRDGGRLLGRFSDVLGHDLTARLRQIAAAEEALCPEALFVELSYVHQEGRGGNLAIHPSLRSHEICVNTSPSGGPVQQILLSDVLVGATDDRLYLRSATLGRELRVTQSHVLNPYKAPNICRFLLEVSDDGFAQLAEFDWGLLDSAPVLPRVSRGRVVLRPARWRIDVGVPGAVQPFTGALPDRDRFFDAFQEWRRTWRVPKWVCLSVLDNKLLLDLDHPLCVDEIHRELRRTTAAGSLPLMLEEMLPDFSQLWLRDQSGRPYASEIVVPLLARDAAATRRPAVAAPVTGPAARRSASAHVKHHLVGGDWTHLKVYAALARHDDIISGPLPAFVQELREEHLVDRWFFIRYCDPHPHLRIRLRRAPGTDGASLLHRAIAWARALVDEGLARDLAVVAYDRETERYGGPEAIEALEAAFEAGSDTAAALVGLQHARPGQLDPDVVGVFAMDTLSRQWGAPASSSGAAGDAHGVSAEARTRFRALRATLCDLLAPWDAHPDPTARLWADDLGAVLARQSRAVARAGQHVRQLAAAGRLVGTEDEILRSLLHMQSIRLSGVDRVRERRCHDLWTLALRSLSGRPDAPEESRRRRPLPETA, encoded by the coding sequence ATGTCCCGGTCCCACAGCCCAGCACGCCCGGCGCCGTACCGCCCCGCCGGCTTCTTCCTCCTGCGCACCCCCACTCTGACCGCCGACTCCTACCGGTACGTTCTGGACGACGAGCCGCGGGGGCTCCGCGACTACCACAGCGCCGTGACGGGCGACGGGGAGACGGAGCTCTCCGCCCTCGCGTGGCCGACGGAGAACCTCGCCCACCGGCGTCAACGGGCCCGTGCGCGGCTCTTGGACCTGGCGCAGGAGCCGTTGCTGCGCGAGGCCGTCCAGGTGGCGAGCCCCAGCCTGTTCCGGGAGCTGGAACGGATGGCACGCGACGGCGACAACGGCGACGCCGACGAGCGCGTGCACTCGTCCCTCCTGCGGTACCTGGCGCGGATGAGCACCCGGCCGACCCCCTTCGGTCTCTTCGCCCAGGTGGGAGCGGGCGAGTTCGGCGACGCCACGCGGCTGGAGCGGGTGCGGGAGGCCCCGGCCTCCACCCGGACCCGGGCCGACGTGGGCTGGCTGCTGACGCTGATCAGGACCATGGAGGGCGACCGGTCCCTGCGGGACGCCCTGCGCGTCGTGGTGAACCCCTGCCTCTACCGCAGCGGCGGGCGCCTGGTTCTGCCCGTCACCGACGTCTACGGGCAGTCCGACAACCGCTCGGCCAGCGTGCGGACCACCCGCGCCGTGGACCTGGCGCTGCGGTGCGCCGAGGGCCGGCCTTCGTACGCCGAGTTGGTCGCACGCATGCGGTCCGCGCTGCCCGGAGCGGGCGAGGACAGGACCAGGGCGCTGGTGGACGGGCTCTGGGACCTGCACATCCTCACCAGCGATCTGCGCCCGGCCACCACTGACACCCGCCCTGAGCAGGCTCTCCTCGAACGGATCCAGGGCATCGACAGCGCCGAGCCGTACCGGAGCGCACTGGAGCGCACACACGCCTACGCGGCCCGGGTGGACGAGGCGCCGCGAGCGGATCTCTCCCGCCGCCTGTCCCTGCTGGACGCCCACCAGCGATCGACAGCACCCGACTACGAACGCGACGCGTACCAGGTGGACGCCACCGCCGCTCTCCTCACCCCCGTGATCAAGGCCGACGTCGCGGAGGCCGCCGCGGACGCCGCCGAGACGCTCCTGCGGCTGGGGCTCCAGCGCAGCCGCCCGCGCCATCTGGCCCAGTACCACCAGGCGTTCGTCGAACGCCATGGCGTGGGCGCCGAAGTGCCGGTCCTCCGGCTCCTCAACGCGGAGCAGGGGCTCGACGCACCCGAGACCTACTCCTATCCTCCGCGGTCGACCCCGTTGCCACCCCTGCCCGAGCACGGCCCGGGACGGGCCGAGCAGGCACTCGCCTCCCTCGCTGCCGCCGCCCTGCACCAGGGCCGGAACGAGATCGAGATCACCGACGCCTTCCTGGAGACGTGGGACCCGGCCGGTACCGCGGACCCTGCCGCCAGGCCCTCGCTGGACGTCACCGCGCAGATCGCGAGCAGCTCCAAGGAGGCCCTCGACCGGGGCGAGTGGAAGCTGGTGCTCTCCCCCGCGCCGCTGCGGGACGGCGGACGGCTGCTCGGCCGGTTCTCCGACGTCCTCGGGCACGATCTGACGGCCCGGCTGCGGCAGATCGCCGCCGCGGAGGAAGCGCTCTGTCCAGAGGCCCTGTTCGTCGAGCTCAGCTATGTCCACCAGGAAGGCAGGGGCGGCAACCTGGCCATTCACCCGTCCTTGCGCAGCCATGAGATCTGCGTCAACACCTCCCCCTCGGGCGGACCCGTCCAGCAGATCCTCCTCTCGGACGTGCTGGTCGGCGCCACCGACGACCGCCTCTACCTGCGGTCGGCGACGCTGGGAAGGGAACTGAGGGTCACTCAGAGCCATGTGCTGAACCCGTACAAGGCCCCGAACATCTGCCGGTTCCTCCTGGAGGTGTCGGACGACGGCTTCGCCCAGCTCGCGGAGTTCGACTGGGGCCTGCTGGACTCGGCACCGGTGCTGCCGAGGGTCTCGCGCGGCCGCGTCGTACTGCGACCGGCGCGGTGGCGCATCGACGTCGGCGTGCCCGGCGCGGTCCAGCCCTTCACCGGCGCGCTGCCCGACCGTGACCGGTTCTTCGACGCCTTCCAGGAGTGGCGTCGTACGTGGCGCGTGCCGAAGTGGGTCTGTCTCTCCGTCCTGGACAACAAGCTCCTGCTCGATCTCGACCACCCCCTCTGCGTGGACGAGATCCACCGCGAGCTGCGCCGCACGACGGCCGCCGGCTCGCTCCCCCTCATGCTGGAGGAGATGCTCCCCGACTTCTCGCAGCTGTGGCTGCGGGACCAGAGCGGGCGCCCGTACGCCAGCGAGATCGTCGTTCCGCTCCTCGCGCGGGACGCGGCGGCCACCCGTCGCCCGGCCGTCGCCGCGCCGGTCACCGGGCCCGCCGCCCGCCGCAGCGCGTCGGCACACGTCAAGCACCACCTCGTGGGCGGTGACTGGACCCATCTCAAGGTGTACGCGGCGCTCGCGCGGCACGACGACATCATCAGCGGTCCGCTGCCCGCTTTCGTCCAGGAGCTGCGCGAGGAGCACCTCGTCGACCGGTGGTTCTTCATCCGCTACTGCGACCCCCACCCCCATCTGCGGATACGGCTGCGGCGCGCGCCGGGCACGGACGGCGCGTCCCTCCTCCACCGCGCGATCGCCTGGGCCAGGGCCCTGGTGGACGAGGGGCTAGCGCGCGATCTCGCCGTGGTGGCGTACGACAGGGAGACCGAGCGGTACGGGGGACCCGAGGCCATCGAGGCGCTGGAGGCGGCCTTCGAGGCGGGGAGTGACACCGCCGCGGCCCTGGTGGGCCTCCAGCATGCCCGCCCCGGGCAGCTGGACCCGGACGTGGTGGGGGTGTTCGCCATGGACACCCTCTCCCGGCAATGGGGGGCACCGGCGAGCTCGTCCGGGGCGGCGGGCGACGCGCACGGCGTCTCCGCCGAGGCACGAACCCGGTTCCGGGCGCTGCGTGCCACCTTGTGCGACCTCCTGGCCCCCTGGGACGCCCATCCCGACCCCACCGCCCGGCTCTGGGCGGACGACCTCGGCGCCGTCCTCGCCCGGCAGTCACGGGCGGTGGCCCGGGCGGGGCAGCACGTCCGGCAGCTCGCGGCGGCCGGACGGCTCGTCGGCACGGAGGACGAGATCCTGCGCAGCCTGCTGCACATGCAGAGCATCCGCCTTTCGGGCGTGGACCGGGTGCGGGAGCGGCGGTGTCACGACCTGTGGACCCTCGCGCTGCGCTCGTTGTCGGGGCGCCCGGACGCGCCGGAGGAGAGCCGTCGCCGACGGCCGCTCCCGGAGACCGCATGA
- a CDS encoding lanthionine synthetase C family protein yields MRAAVAADALLDRPLAERAHATARLLATRIADPEHVTATVAASPTDPNTPGARLDSSLLAGDAGIALVLRTASRALPESAEFWARSARARLAAAVRSTREIPVRGPGMGYGTAGLALVVSDFAADEPRYGEALDKLHGQLLDQLTAAPPTVGEGGVRDSDYDAIQGSAGVLGHLVSVPAHRARLRQGAHLLIDHLVQLCLPTRRGAAPHWVIPPRYYPLPEYLEEYPHGYVNLGLAHGLAGPLAALSLAWRAGYRRKGLATAIHRTSTYLCATAVRDEFGVDWPTGVPLGPDGDETPAASPARAAWCYGAPGITSALLQAAHATGDDRLREFATTALEASLRRIRAGRHAYAATLCHGLAGVLAITAAAARTTRSASLRASLPWLTERVVDACHPDLPFGVRNSEPHHPPIDNPDLLVGAAGVAAALWSVSSSVSGRWQRCLLIA; encoded by the coding sequence GTGAGGGCGGCCGTCGCGGCCGACGCGCTGCTCGACAGGCCGCTCGCCGAGCGGGCCCATGCCACCGCGCGTCTCCTGGCCACCCGGATCGCCGACCCCGAGCACGTCACGGCAACCGTGGCCGCGTCGCCCACGGACCCGAACACACCCGGTGCGAGACTCGACAGCTCCCTGCTCGCCGGTGACGCGGGCATCGCCCTGGTGCTGCGCACGGCGTCCCGCGCGCTGCCCGAATCAGCGGAGTTCTGGGCGCGGTCGGCGCGTGCCCGCCTCGCCGCGGCGGTGCGCAGCACGCGGGAGATTCCGGTGCGGGGCCCCGGCATGGGGTACGGCACGGCGGGCCTCGCCCTGGTCGTGTCGGACTTCGCCGCCGACGAACCCCGCTACGGCGAGGCCCTCGACAAGCTGCACGGCCAGCTCCTGGACCAGCTCACCGCCGCCCCGCCCACGGTCGGCGAGGGCGGAGTCCGGGACAGCGACTACGACGCCATCCAGGGCAGCGCGGGCGTCCTCGGCCATCTGGTGTCCGTGCCCGCGCACCGCGCCAGGCTGCGGCAGGGCGCCCACCTGCTCATCGACCACCTGGTCCAGCTGTGTCTGCCGACCCGGCGTGGCGCGGCCCCCCACTGGGTCATACCGCCCCGGTACTACCCGCTGCCCGAGTACCTGGAGGAGTATCCGCACGGGTACGTCAACCTCGGCCTCGCCCATGGTCTCGCCGGGCCGCTGGCCGCGCTGTCGCTGGCGTGGCGGGCCGGATACCGGCGCAAGGGCCTGGCCACCGCCATTCACCGGACCTCGACGTACCTCTGCGCCACCGCCGTGCGGGACGAGTTCGGTGTCGACTGGCCGACCGGGGTGCCCCTGGGCCCCGACGGCGACGAGACACCGGCCGCGAGCCCGGCGCGTGCCGCCTGGTGCTACGGAGCGCCGGGGATCACGAGCGCCCTGCTCCAGGCCGCGCACGCCACGGGCGACGACAGGCTGAGGGAGTTCGCGACCACCGCGCTGGAGGCGTCGCTGCGGCGCATCCGGGCCGGGCGGCACGCGTACGCGGCCACGCTGTGCCACGGTCTGGCCGGGGTCCTCGCCATCACCGCCGCGGCCGCGCGGACCACGCGGAGCGCCTCCCTGCGCGCGTCGCTGCCGTGGCTCACCGAACGTGTGGTGGACGCGTGCCATCCCGACCTGCCGTTCGGGGTGCGCAACAGCGAACCGCACCACCCGCCCATCGACAATCCGGACCTTCTGGTGGGCGCGGCCGGTGTCGCGGCCGCCCTGTGGTCGGTGTCCTCATCGGTTTCCGGACGCTGGCAGCGCTGCCTGCTCATCGCCTGA